Below is a genomic region from Triticum dicoccoides isolate Atlit2015 ecotype Zavitan chromosome 5A, WEW_v2.0, whole genome shotgun sequence.
TCAACGACGATTACTACCCCTTGACCGGTGACAAGGACGTCTGGACATGTATCTCACACTTGGTGCAGGTATAAATCATGCATTAAATCAGTGTGGATTATTTTTCATCAGCATGTAGCAAAACCGAATGAATTCTTCATGTGCTTCACCATATATGATATAGGAGGAAAAATCTGCACAGAAGCAGAAAAGATCAGTCAGGAGCAAAGGTGAGTCCATACCATACCTTCTTTTTAAACTGATATATAATACTAGATGAAAACATCAGGGACCTATGCTCAAGTAAAAAAAAGAACTATAAGGTGGGTCAAACAAAGGTATAAGTTGAGCAAAGTGTTTACTTTTACCTGGTAGGTGAGTCCACACCATATCACTATCCGGCCAATGCATATTGGAGTTTTAGAAAATTCACGAATGCAGTGCATGCTGTTAAAGTTCAAAGCCACTTAACTAGAGCCATCAACGTTTTAGTCTCTGCACATGCAACTATTGATCATTTATGTTCTTATTCATCATTTGTGGAAACTTCAACGTGCCTAGAACGATGCGGGCACCTGCCCATTTGGCTCATATGATAGTCATATGATCCACGCTAGAACTTATAGACCCAGTCTCTACCCCTTGACAGTGACTGGACACCGGTTGAAGCTAAGCTACGGGAGCTTGCTTTAATTTCAAATCAAATGAATGATGTGACATGGCTAGTCGCTTTCTGAGCGAAAAGTGCCTGCAGCTCCCGGTCTCCACTGCTCTTggtatttgaaaattttgaaaagcacACTTTTCTTGCTAAAAAAATTCCTAAATCAAATACGTGGATACATACACACATTCCTAAGGCCTGGTAAAAAGCTGAAAAAGAAATACTTTGTATTTTGAGAAATATAAAAAAGAGAAATTTCTGATATAAATGGGATCCATTTTCTCCTATATACTGTCAGAATTTTGTTTTTTTCTATAGCTCAAAACAAAGCGAGATATCTACCAAAACTTGCCACGGGTATTTGGAATGTGTATATGTATCCCTgggaaaaatttcagatttttttgaaacttcaaaaacaCAAATTTCAAAATGTTAAATATAGGGAGCAGTGGAGCTCGGGTGCTGCAATCCCTCTCTCCTTTCTGAGTTGAATTATAACACGTGGTAGGAATCCCCTTTCTCGACATCACAACGTTTTTGTCTTGCTACTGCTCTGACCGGGATAATTCAAAAGTTTAGTCGACGGAACTTGTCTATATTATCTCATTAACCTCCAAATCCAGTTTTGTTTCTATTTCACTTCTTTATAATGCAAGAGAGAAAGCCCTCCCAACCTCCCCTGCATCATACAGTATATGATAAACAAATCCTTAAGTTTATTGCAAAGTTCCTTTTAGCCGATTTATTACAAAGTTTCCAAGCAATACGATGAGGCCAAATggtaaagctgtgagtgttgacatAAAAAGAGAGTGAAGTGTTACCTTTTTCTTTGGCAATTGTTAGGCGGCAATTTGGTTCCAGGATACACATATTTTCCAAATTGTGGAAAATTTAAATATCCAAATAATTCTTTTTTTTCATGCATATATACACAGATGCAAATCTACATAtgtacaaaacatcatcaaacaatATGTCTATTTTTAAGCTACACAAAAATGGTAAATTTGCGCATCCATAGAAACAAATAGTAATTCAACTTTGGGTTCACATATTTGTCTTTTTTTTCCAAACCACAACTAAAAGGGTATGAGTACTACAACTCTCTCCAACCTCgttctctccttctccttctccttcctcagatcTGCTTCGTTTggtccctcccctctccctccggccttgccGACGACAAGCCGGGTGAGGGTCCCTTCTTCCCCGTAGTTGTGGGTAGTTTATTTGCATCCCTAGTGGCACTTTGACGCTATGTCATCTAGATGGTGGAGGTGCTTGCTGATGGAGAGTACTCTCTCCATCTCATCttaagtgtagtgtcaaaaacgtctttatattatggaacggagggagcagcTTATTTGCGTACTTGCTCGTAGTCGCTTTCGTACTTGGTGGCTACCTAGGAGCAGTTGGGTCCAAGCCCTTAATAATGAATAAAGGTCCTTTGCCTTTTCTTCTTCCAATAATCCCCTTGTTTTTTCTTAATCTTGTGGCCAACCAAAAAAAGACTACAAGGTCGGTCAACTTTGGTGACCTTGTAGTCGATCcttaaaatatgaaaaataccacgAGCCGGTAGAATAATGAACATGGAGCAGGGCTCTCTGCGCATATAGGAGTACCTTTATCAAGGGGTGTCTCGTGTAAGATTTTGTGTGGCGCACCACTCACCAGTACCAGTACCGTACCACTGGCTGGCCATGGCTCCACCTCCATGTGTTGGTCTTCTGATGCTGCTCCTACTCCTAGCCGTCGTCGTCGCATTGGTATGGCCGGCCATCATGTGCACCCGGCGAGGCTGCCCGTCCATGCGCTGCGATTCGTTCGTTCGAGGCACCGCTACCGCCTGCCGGAGAAGATGCCAGGCCGGCAGTGGGCGCCGGCTACTTCGGTCTGTCAAACTTGCTGAAGTCCAAGTCACCGCTTGACTTTGCCTGCCTAGTCTGAAATTTCTGAAAAGGACATAGGCCGACTATTCATCAACTGAACGATCGCCTTCTACGTCTAGCTGAGAAAAATAGGTGTGATTTGTGGCTACATGCCTACAAGACTCGCCTAGAAGACTGACTTCATCGTTTTTTTAACTTTGATTGAATTTGTCGTTGCCTAGAAGACTCGCCTACAAGACTGACTTTATCGTTGCTGTGCCCATCCTGTTCTAGCACCGAGAGATCCAATATGcaccacttcctcctcctctttctcATTTTCTTGCTTCCCCATGAAACCAGCTACTACGCGGCCGCAGCTTCCGGCGGTGGCGACTTGTGCAGCCGCCGGTGCGGCGGTACCACCGTCCCATACCCTTTCGGATTCTCCCCCGGCTGCCCCATCGCCCTGTCGTGCGACGCCAGCACCTCCACGCCCATCCTCCCATACATAGACATAGGAGATAACGGCACCATGCACCGTGTCATCGCCTTCAACTCCACCAGCTCCACGATGGTCGTCAACCTCCCTCCATCGTGCAGCCGCAGCGTCCCCGAGGCCAGGAGGGAACTCTCCGGGGGCAACTACGGCGTGTCATCTCGCACCGGTCTTTTCCTCCGCGGCGGCTGCAGCGGGATCAACGCTTCGGCGGGCGCTGGATGCAGCGTGCCGGTGGACGTCATGTCCAGGCTGCTCCGCACGGCGCACTGCGCCGCTAACAGCAACGGCACCTCGGCCAGTACCGTGGTTTGCGATGCTTCCGCCGCAGGGAATGCCACTGCATACCAGTTTCTGCGGTGGGAGAAGTTGGAGAAGCAAAAGTGCGACGACGTGCTAACCTCCACGGTGTTCGTGCTCACGGCGGAGTGGGCGCCTACGCTGGAGTTCGGCGTGGCCGAGCTCGGCTGGTGGCTCAACGGGACGTGTGGCACCGGCGGGGGCGAGCGTTGCGCGGCGAACGCGACGTGCACCGACGTAGAAACGCCTAGCGGGGAGTTGGGGCACCGGTGCGGGTGCGTGGCGGGGATGGAGGGCGACGGCTCCTCGGCCGGCGACGGATGCTACCTCGGTGAGTCTTGACTTGTCGCGTGAGTGCTTAAAAAAGAAATCCATATACAGGCCGCACGGTCTTGGACACAAGAGATCTCGTGTTCTGTCGCTGGGTGGGACCAGGTGCCCCTGTGCACCACGTCAGCTGCACTCACAAGTCGTGCCTGCGGTCGATCATGCGCGACATAATCCAATCTCCATAGTTCACACttggcaaaataaaaataaaaatgcgcGACATAATCTAATCTCCTATTAGTTCACACTTGGTCAAAAAATAAATATACGAAACAGTTAGGATTGTCAGCAAAATATGGGTTCAACATTCCGGGAGAAGCTAGGTAAAGGCTTGATTTtcaagattctgggagaatcgGTAAAAAAAATTGGGCCTCAATCTCTTACTCCATTCGTCTCATAAAGAGCGTTTTCACATTAGTTTGCAATGACGCTGACGGGAGCGACGGCGGCCACCTCACTGCGCACCCAACACCACAACGGTGCTCGCGCGTGACTCTAGTCATGGGACTTTAGTCATGTGACTATATGGAGAGGCTGCCTTATAAGGGCTTAGAAGTTGTCTCCATACACTGTGCCCAGCTGCCTCTAGGCAAAAAAGCTTAGCCTACTAAAGAGTTTCTTACATCTAAGCGATGATGCTAGCCGTGTCATCTAGTTTTCGTTTCTGCTCATCCCTGAAGAATCTCCATATGAGACATCAGATGCCTCCTGAAAAAAAATCTGAAGCCATTAAGAAATAGCAAAACCGTTCCTCAAAACAAGCTTTCAAATTGCAAAAAACTACACTACAATTCAGAAGTTTAATTTTGACGTCTGTTATTGTTTGTTGTCCCGTTTCTACGGAGAAGGTGCATCCCTGCGTGGTGTCCCAAGCTCGAAGCGCCGAAGACTACCCCTGCTCGTCAGCCTGTGTGGTGGGTTCCTGCTTTCTCTTGGCATTTTTTCCCTCTTCCTCGTACACTGGCGGAGAAGGCGTAATACCATGAACAAGACAACCAAACAGATGCCGAAAAAGGCAATGACACACTTCCATGATGAACTTGTGGAGGCCGAGCTGGAGCAAGGAGCCAGTGGCCCCCGACCATTTTCCTATCAGGAGCTCACTGTCGCCACCGACAACTTCTCCGAAGATAGAGCGCTCGGGAGAGGAGGCTTTGGGTCCGTGTACCGAGGGTTTATGGGCGACATGAATCGCGAAGTGGCTGTCAAGAGGGTGTCTGAGACCTCTCGACAGGGCTGGAAGGAGTTCATCTCGGAGGTACGAATCATTAGTCGGCTTAGGCACCGGAACCTTGTGCAGCTCATTGGCTGGTGCCATGGTGGCGAAGAGCTCCTCCTCGTCTATGACCTGATGCACAATGGCAGCCTCGACACTCATCTCTACAGACCGGACTGCGTGCTGACATGGCCggttaggtatatttacttaattaaCTACTTGAAAAATAAATTGGTTTGGCACTTCTTTACTTAATTAACTGGAGTAGTATTTTTAGGTATGAAAtaatgcttggcctaggtttggcgctTCTGTACCTACACCAAGATACGGAGCAGCGCGTGGTGCACAGGGATATCAAGCCAAGCAACATCATGTTGGACGCGTCCTTCACTGCTAAGCTAGGTGATTTCGGCCTTGCAAGGCTCATCAACGACGGCCGGAGATCGCACACGACCGGCATAGCTGGCACAATGGGGTACATAGATCCGGAGAGCGTGTTGGCCGGTAGGGCGAGCGTCGAGTCAGACGTGTATAGCTTCGGGGTTGTTCTCCTGGAGGTCGCTTGTGGGCGGCGGCCAACTTTGGTCCAAGAAGACGGAGATGTCGTCCACATTGTCCAATGGGTGTGGGACTTGTACGGCAGAGGATCAGTCCTCGACACCGCTGATGAGTGGCTTAGGGGGGAGTTCGATGAAGGGCAGATGGAGCGTGTGATGGTCTTGGGACTCTGGTGTGCGCACCCTGACCGTGGCATGCGGCCATCCATCAGGCAAGCGGTGAGCGTGCTGCGGTCTGAAGCGCCACTGCCGAGCCTACCGGCGAGGATGCCGGTGGCGACGTATGGGCCACCGACTAATCATTCGAGTTCCGGAACTTTGGTGCTGAGCAGAGTCAGTGGCCGGTGATGACGGTCCCATCGGAACACTAGTTAAATTCTCCAGTTATTGCTGGGTCTCAGTTCCTTATGTCGGTTATAAATCATGCACTAGCAGGAAGAGACAAATATACAGAAACAAAATGTTGCCTCCATTGAGCATCTATGAAACAAACACCATGTATATTGCCGGATCATCTTTATTTGCAAGGAAACTCTTTCTCTTCCTCAGTTTCTTGCTCTTGGCTTGATGTCCCTATGCACCGAAGCggatctcttcttcctcttcctcctcagttTCTTGCCTCCCCATAAAATGGAGACCTTATCCACAAAACTACATCAAATTTTGCATTCCTTTGTTTATTTGAGAAGAGGACTTATATTCCCGACCTGCATGTTCGATGTTTTCAATTTGATTATGATGAAATTTGATCcgttatgtgtatgtgcaggcaatGGTATGATTTCGCTTGTTTTCTTGCTAGAGTAGTCGTTGTCTTCGCACTAATTGGAAGAGCTCCCCCTTTTGATTATTCATGAATCTTGGTCATGCTTGCTTAATCAAATCAGCTGCGAGGCACTATTCTGCTTGATCGGTGAGTTCATGTCTGGATTACGTACATCGATGAGCTCCGCCGGAGCCTCGGAGGAAACTTCTTGCTAAACTCCAAATCGCCCCCTCTCCTGGCCTGATCTATGTGGCTTGGCCTGAAATTCTGAAAGGGACAGAGGTTGACTCTAACATCTCCACTGAAGAATCGCTTCTACTTCTAGCTGAGAAAAAATGGGTGTAAATATGTGGATACAGGCGAAGTATCAAATGAAAACTGAAATTCGGTGCAAATCTGGAAACTTCCATCGTGGGACCTTGGATCAATAGCGAGCGGCAGAGATCAAAGGTGGGAGCACTAACCAGCCACTTAACTCCATTTTTCACATAACCCCCTCTTTCATTAATTAGGTAACTCCCTGTCTTATTCTACCCGTTCCTATCCTTTCAAGTTATAACCCAAATCTCGCCGCCGCCTCATCTGACTTATGCGACGGCGACCAGGCGAGCCCCCGCGCGATGGCGGGTGCTGCACCACGCAATGGTGATTCGGCGGCCTCAGCGCTACTTCAGGAAACGACCACCCGGCGCCCTCGGGGCTGCTCCGACGCGACGACGAGTCTGACGGCCTTGGCGCTGCCCGTCCTACCCGTCCCACCCTAGTGCGATGGCAGCCCGCCGACCTTGGCGCTGCATGCCCTTCGAAGCTGTTGGTCTGTATTTGTTGTCGTCCAAATTCTAGTGCAGACAATTGGGCTGGGCCAGCTTTTGGTTAGCTGTTCATATTCGGTTCCTTAGCTGAATGAATGCTAGTGTTAAAAAAAAAAAAAAGCTGAATGAATGCTGTAGCGTGCAGCCTAAAGGAAAATTTAAGTTCCCCAGAAATCCACTATAAAGAAATCACAGAGTATTGGAGCAACAATAACAAGAGACCATCTATGAAGAAAGGCAGCAGATGGAAACCCCCAAATGAAGATTACCTGAAGATCAAGTNNNNNNNNNNNNNNNNNNNNNNNNNNNNNNNNNNNNNNNNNNNNNNNNNNNNNNNNNNNNNNNNNNNNNNNNNNNNNNNNNNNNNNNNNNNNNNNNNNNNNNNNNNNNNNNNNNNNNNNNNNNNNNNNNNNNNNNNNNNNNNNNNNNNNNNNNNNNNNNNNNNNNNNNNNNNNNNNNNNNNNNNNNNNNNNNNNNNNNNNNNNNNNNNNNNNNNNNNNNNNNNNNNNNNNNNNNNNNNNNNNNNNNNNNNNNCTCATCTCCTATTCTAATATATTCACATACAACTCTTCGAATTTCTGATGTAATCAACGGATCTATGATTAGTACTCCTACATTACTCAGACCTCACAAGCCactgtgtttttttttttttttgacccgCACGAGCCACTGTGTTACTTCCACTACCCGTGAACTGGAACATGTAGTTAGGAAAACGGCCACACATCACATTGATCTCCCTGAGCTCTCATGGCACCATTTGCAGAGAGAAGCTTCAAGTATTTTCAGTTTGTCGATGACCAGCAACAATCACATTCAAAAACTACAGGGAAGTTGCACAACTCCAGTCTCCAGTACCTATTTTTTTAATTGCACAGCTCCAGCACTAACTTTTTGTTTTTGCGGGTGTGCTCCAGCACCAACTGAACAGCAACTTTCCGTGCACAAGCTTCAACATATCCAGGTAAAGTACTTCAGAGAACAGAGTTTGTGCTGGACAATTCTTCAGAGAACTGCAAAATCAGTGCATACAATTCTTCAGAGAACGACATAGCGTGGGGGCAACCCGCGGCTGTCGAGTTGCCCTTCGAGGTTGCCACATCCGGACGCCGCTGTGCTTCACGCAACCTACACTGCAGGTCACGGCCATCGTTACGGCGTCGCGTGGAGCTCAGAGGTGCTGTTAGCGATGCGTGGCTGTGTCGCTCTACTTCACCTTTGGGGCTGCGCCGGCGAGCTCTTCGCCTCCTACGCAGTCCCAATCCCTTGCCGCAAGGTCCacgtcgtcggtgagggaggctCACTGGGCCGACGCCACGGGCACCCTCGCCAGCGCGTCCCTTGACTCGGCTTCTCGGGACTGCGCTCCCCGCCGAGGGGAGCTTCGGCACGGTGCGCGGCTGCGTCGCCGCAGTTGGGAGCCCCGTCAGCCCGCCTACCTCCGTGGCATTCACCGTGGCAGCAGCGCCATGGTACGGGGCGAGTTAGGTTGGATACGGCCAAGTAATCTGCTAATCATTGAGATAAGAGGGGGTTTCTGCTAATTGACGTTTAAGTGGCCGGTTAGAATTCCCACCTTTGGTCTGTGCCGTTCTTTGTAGATCTAATGGCTCACACTGCAAGTTTTCAGATTTTCACTGAAAATCAGTTTTCACTCGATACTTCGCCGTGGATACAAGGCTCATAATTAATCCGCTTGCACCAAGTGGCGAGAGCTCGACTATGCACCACCTCTTGCTCCTCCTGCTCGATCCTCTTCTTGcttccccatgaaaccctctccggCACAATGGCCGCCGCCTCGTGTAACCGCTGGTGCGGTGGCACGAGCGTCCCCTACCTAGTGAAAAAAATAGCATGCTACAGGATTTAGCGTCACCTTCTCCAAATGCTATAAAAGCTATTGCGTGCTATATTTTAAAATAGTGTTTTTCCTAAAAATATTAAATACCCactccgtttcaaaatatagtgTTTTCTTTATTTCCGTGTtttaactttgaccataaattaaaTCAACAAGATCGACTGCGacgggagcaaaagttataccagtgaattcgtattcaaaagaagttttcaattatataattttttttcccgtcgcagtcggtctcgttgattaaatttatgatcaaagttgaaTCTCGAAAAATGTGGACGCACTATATTTTAAAATGGATGAGGTATATCATAAAACTTAATGCCTACATAATCGGCAAAGAAAGGGACACTCCAAATTAAACAGAGAATCATATGGGATCTAAGCTCGGGGCATGTACACTCCTAATTTATAAGAAAATGAAACACTTCTAATTAAACAGAGAAGCATCGGTGCCTAACTTATCGGCGCTGGCGGTGTGATTGACATTGGCATTGTCTTGTTACAGTTGGAGGCATGGCCGACGCCGCTAATTGAAGGGGGATGGAGATAAGCTGCTACCGTGAACGGACTGCCACTGCCGCCTTCGCTCATGAGTCACGAACGCCGCTCGCGTCGCTGTCCTTGGTCATGAGCTAATAGAAAATTGGTGACGAGTTGACTAGGGTTTTTTTTAAAAAGAGGatgacccccgacctctgcatctgggtgatgcatacggccacacgAATTGACTAGGTTAGGCTGTATGCGTTGCGTTTGCGTCTGAGAGAGCGAGAGTGAGTTGGGCCGATGTGATGTGGTTATGCCTGATGGGTTGCTATGTGGTACATACTAAAACGCTACAACGTCTAATTTGTTTAGCGTCGGAATAACGCGCTATAGGGCGAATAGCGCCGTAGCGAGCAAATTAGCTAAAATGTAACGTGGCCTTTCTAGGTATGCTATAGAGACATAACGTCGAAATAGCTTGCTATTTTTTTCGTTGCCCCTACCCCTTCGGCTTCTCAGACGGCTGCCCCATCGCCCTCTCCTGTGATGCTAACACCTCCACACCGATCCTCCCATACAAAGGCGACAAAGGCAAATCGCCATACCATGTCGTGTCCTTCAACTCTACTGCATCCTCCCTCGTCGTCTATCTCCCGCCGTTGTGCGCATGCAGCGTCTCTGACGTCAGGAAGGCCCTCTCCGGCCGTAGCTATGATGTCTCGCTCCGCACCATTCTGATCCTCCATGGTGGTTGCCGCGACAGCAACGCAGCGGCCGGCGCCGGGTGTAGCGTGTCTGCCATGTCCTAGCTGCTCCGAACGGCACGGTGCAGCACAGACGACACCTCCATCGACGTGGCGTGCGTTGCTTCGGCTGCGCCGAACGCCATGGTGGCAAGGGCGGTGTCTCTGTTCTGGGAGAAGGTGGAGGAGAAAAAGTGTGACGACGTGATGACCTTTGGTGGAGTTAATTGCATGTTGGTACCACACTTGCGCACCTACTCACGAGTCAGTACCACTACTCGTGCATGTCGCAGTTCAGTATCACTATTCGGCCTAACTGTTACAAACTGGACTGACAGCCGTATAAGTGAGTATTGACCATGTATCTGACagacggggcccacctgtcaggtgaCATGGTGGCCAGTCGGCGCGTGCCCGGTGCGCTGACTAGGACAAGGCCGGTGCAGTCGGTCTACATGGGCACGGTCGTGGGTCGACCTCACTCTCGCTCGACCTCACTCtcactctcgctctccctcctctctccaattcgccgccgcccgccgccgccaccacctgaACCGACTCTCCATCGCGCCATGGAGGACGAGAGCAGCCAGGACTCAAGCGTGCAATACATGAACCTCTCCGACGACAAAGCCATGCATTACCGGGTGCGTtgtagagctagggttagggttgggttATCTGATTTGTGgggatttgatttgatttggggattttcttttccttttggtcCTGTAGATCCCTGCTAGCATTGAAGACCAAGACTACAGTGGCATTGAGACAACACCCAGAGTTCTTTGCCATCAGCATGGTGTGGCGGCTGAGAGGCATGTAGCATTTGAAGCATTTAACATGGGCAGGAGGTTCTTAGTCTGTCCTAAGAGTGTAAGATTCTGTAGAAACTCTGTGTTAATTGTATTGTTTAATCTAGTCATGTGTATAGAATTGTCCAGTCGAGTGCATAGAATTCATGGTCTTTAATCTACCCATGTGCTGATGCACATTGTTTAATGAGTACTCTTGTTTAATTGGGTAGCTGTGATGGTCATTTTGTAGCCATTTAGTACTACTGATGCTAATCAATGGATTAGAAAATGTGTTGATGCTTTCCATGTATATTTAATTTGGCCAGTAATTTTATAATTGGTCAACAGCTTAGTTTGCAGTGCAGTGCAGATAATCATTGTTTAGCTCACAAGAGTACTCACTTTGCAAATTATTTGATTGTTTAAGGTCAGAGAGATTCAATGTCAGAAGCTAAAAAAATTAGTGTCAGAGGTTCATTCTTTAGTTGGCTATATTATTAAAGTTGTTTCTCAAAGATGCTTAAAGTTCATTTTTTTAATTCAGTGGTAGATGCTTAAAGTTGATTTGATTTGTATTTCATTGTTTAAAGTTAGATGCTCAAAGTTCAGTTACAATTTAAAGTTAGATGCTCAGAGTTCAGTTATAATGTAAAGTTAGATGCTCAAAGTTCAGTTATAATTTAAAGTTAGATGCTCAAAGTTCAGTTATAATTTGAAGTTAGGTGCTCAAAGTTCAGTTATTATTTAAAGTTAGATGCTCAAAGTTCATTGTTTAAAGCTAGTTTATTGCTTAAATAATTTGCCTAGGAGAttgattttgcacatgctatggttGTTTATATTGCAGGAAGATGACAACTGTGGTATTGTTCTCTGGGTTGACCCAAAGTGGCCCCCTACATTGCAGAATGCCTTGTTGAAGCTATGGGAAATGTATCATGACAGCAAGAGTGATAGGAGGAATGATAACCTGGAGAGTTCACTCACTATTCACCATTTGACTGAAGAAGAAAATAATCTAGAGGCCAACTATGACAAATTGGTTGAAGATGTGCACCAACTGTTCAATGCTCAAGAGGATAGGATGGTATATTTCAGCTATTTGCAGGCTAAGATGCAGAATGTGCATGTTTCTGATTCAGTTGTATCTGACATGAAGACAGAGATGGGGAAGAAAGATGCAGAGATCTTCAAACTGCAGGAGAAGTATAAAGTACTGTTGAACCTGACACAATCTCAAGGCACTTGCATTAGGAACCTAAAGTTCAATCATCTAAAAGAGAAGGAAGTGCTTAGTACATCCACCAGGAACCTGCAATTCCAGGTTGATGAACTCAAAAAATCTGAGGAAAAGCTCACCCAGGAGAACACCCAGCTGCTCCTTCACATGGGTGATCTCAAGAAGGGGCATGACAAGCTCACATCAAGGAGGGATCAGCTAAAGATTCAGATTGCTGAACTGTTGAAGTCAGAGGAGAAGGACAAGCAGAAATTGAAGGGGTTCCTGGACATCTTGTCAGAATGAAGATGTAgaggagagcaagagcaagatccaTATCAACATGAAGAATAAGAATGCTTGCTTTGCTGACCTTTTGTGAAGTATGGTGTTATTGTGAACTAAGTTATGTACTACGGATGTGTAGTTGTTGTGAACCACTATGTTGTTGCTTTAAGTTGTTGTGAACCACTATGGTGTTGTTGTGAACCACTATGGTGTTGTTGTGAACCACTATGTTAACTCTTAGTTGCTGTGAACCATTATGTTAATCAATATGGTGTTGTTGTGAACCAGTTTGTTGTGAACCAGTATGTTAACTCTTAGTTGCTGCTTGTCTTAGTTGCTTGAACCAAGATATTGAACTCTTTTATGATTTTAGTTGCTTGTCTTGTTGAACCAAGATGTTGaactcttttatgatttgagttgcTTGTCTTAGTTGGTTAATATTGAACCACTATGTTAATCAATATGGTGTTATTGCTTGTCATAGTGGGGCTGCCTCATAGTGGTTACTCTACTCATTTAGGGTCCGTCGATGTCGAGAACCCCCTAAACCAAAGTGGTTAGTCATTTAGGGTCCGTCTGACGTCGAGAACCCCCTAAACCAAAGTGGTTAGGCATTTAGGCTCCGTCGACGTCGAGAACCCCCTAAACCAAACTGGTTGGTCATTTAGGCTCCATCGACGTCGAGAACCCCCTAAAGCAAAGTGGTTAGTCATTTAGGCTCCGTCGACATCGAGAACCCTCTAAACCAAAGTGGTTAGTCATTTANNNNNNNNNNNNNNNNNNNNNNNNNNNNNNNNNNNNNNNNNNNNNNNNNNNNNNNNNNNNNNNNNNNNNNNNNNNNNNNNNNNNNNNNNNNNNNNNNNNNNNNNNNNNNNNNNNNNNNNNNNNNNNNNNNNNNNNNNNNNNNNNNNNNN
It encodes:
- the LOC119299192 gene encoding wall-associated receptor kinase-like 14 isoform X2 yields the protein MAPPPCVGLLMLLLLLAVVVALVWPAIMCTRRGCPSMRCDSFVRGTATACRRRCQAGSGRRLLRTERSNMHHFLLLFLIFLLPHETSYYAAAASGGGDLCSRRCGGTTVPYPFGFSPGCPIALSCDASTSTPILPYIDIGDNGTMHRVIAFNSTSSTMVVNLPPSCSRSVPEARRELSGGNYGVSSRTGLFLRGGCSGINASAGAGCSVPVDVMSRLLRTAHCAANSNGTSASTVVCDASAAGNATAYQFLRWEKLEKQKCDDVLTSTVFVLTAEWAPTLEFGVAELGWWLNGTCGTGGGERCAANATCTDVETPSGELGHRCGCVAGMEGDGSSAGDGCYLGASLRGVPSSKRRRLPLLVSLCGGFLLSLGIFSLFLVHWRRRRNTMNKTTKQMPKKAMTHFHDELVEAELEQGASGPRPFSYQELTVATDNFSEDRALGRGGFGSVYRGFMGDMNREVAVKRVSETSRQGWKEFISEVRIISRLRHRNLVQLIGWCHGGEELLLVYDLMHNGSLDTHLYRPDCVLTWPVRYEIMLGLGLALLYLHQDTEQRVVHRDIKPSNIMLDASFTAKLGDFGLARLINDGRRSHTTGIAGTMGYIDPESVLAGRASVESDVYSFGVVLLEVACGRRPTLVQEDGDVVHIVQWVWDLYGRGSVLDTADEWLRGEFDEGQMERVMVLGLWCAHPDRGMRPSIRQAVSVLRSEAPLPSLPARMPVATYGPPTNHSSSGTLVLSRVSGR
- the LOC119299192 gene encoding L-type lectin-domain containing receptor kinase IX.1-like isoform X1, which encodes MHHFLLLFLIFLLPHETSYYAAAASGGGDLCSRRCGGTTVPYPFGFSPGCPIALSCDASTSTPILPYIDIGDNGTMHRVIAFNSTSSTMVVNLPPSCSRSVPEARRELSGGNYGVSSRTGLFLRGGCSGINASAGAGCSVPVDVMSRLLRTAHCAANSNGTSASTVVCDASAAGNATAYQFLRWEKLEKQKCDDVLTSTVFVLTAEWAPTLEFGVAELGWWLNGTCGTGGGERCAANATCTDVETPSGELGHRCGCVAGMEGDGSSAGDGCYLGASLRGVPSSKRRRLPLLVSLCGGFLLSLGIFSLFLVHWRRRRNTMNKTTKQMPKKAMTHFHDELVEAELEQGASGPRPFSYQELTVATDNFSEDRALGRGGFGSVYRGFMGDMNREVAVKRVSETSRQGWKEFISEVRIISRLRHRNLVQLIGWCHGGEELLLVYDLMHNGSLDTHLYRPDCVLTWPVSIFRYEIMLGLGLALLYLHQDTEQRVVHRDIKPSNIMLDASFTAKLGDFGLARLINDGRRSHTTGIAGTMGYIDPESVLAGRASVESDVYSFGVVLLEVACGRRPTLVQEDGDVVHIVQWVWDLYGRGSVLDTADEWLRGEFDEGQMERVMVLGLWCAHPDRGMRPSIRQAVSVLRSEAPLPSLPARMPVATYGPPTNHSSSGTLVLSRVSGR